One region of Syntrophobacter fumaroxidans MPOB genomic DNA includes:
- a CDS encoding alpha-ketoacid dehydrogenase subunit beta — protein MQQLTMGQAVNQALREEMLRDPNVFIAGEGVGVSIHAAPVLPTFGLLEEFGPDRVKDTPVSEAAIAGLAVGASVMGLRPVVEIMFNPFVTLASDMIVNHAAKLRYLSGGKSTFPMVVRIKSGAGFKAGCQHSHNLEAWLAHCPGIRVVMPSTPADAKGLLKSAIRDDNPVVFIEDMLLYFVPGPVPEEEYLVPIGKADVKRQGSDVTIVTWSKMLGAAMKGAALLEQKGVSAEVIDLRTLAPLDKDAILDSVRKTGRLVVLHEATRTGGFAGEICALVAEEALGSLKAPFRRVTGPDIPVPFSPPLEAFYIPDEHDLVKAVESIV, from the coding sequence ATGCAGCAACTGACCATGGGACAGGCGGTGAACCAGGCGCTCAGAGAGGAAATGCTTCGCGACCCGAATGTTTTTATCGCGGGCGAGGGCGTCGGGGTGAGCATTCACGCCGCTCCGGTCCTTCCCACCTTCGGACTGCTGGAGGAATTCGGCCCGGATCGGGTGAAGGATACGCCGGTTTCGGAGGCGGCCATCGCCGGACTGGCGGTCGGCGCCTCCGTGATGGGATTGAGGCCGGTGGTGGAAATCATGTTCAATCCTTTCGTGACCCTCGCTTCGGACATGATCGTCAATCATGCCGCAAAGCTCCGGTACCTGTCGGGCGGGAAGAGCACTTTCCCCATGGTGGTGAGGATAAAGAGCGGGGCCGGGTTCAAGGCGGGATGCCAACATTCTCATAACCTGGAAGCCTGGCTCGCGCACTGTCCGGGAATCAGGGTGGTGATGCCTTCAACCCCGGCGGATGCCAAGGGCCTGCTCAAGTCCGCCATACGGGACGACAATCCCGTGGTGTTCATCGAAGACATGTTGCTCTATTTCGTGCCCGGACCGGTGCCCGAAGAGGAATACCTGGTTCCCATAGGGAAGGCGGACGTCAAACGGCAGGGTTCCGACGTCACCATCGTGACCTGGTCCAAGATGCTGGGAGCGGCCATGAAGGGCGCCGCGCTGCTGGAACAAAAGGGTGTATCCGCCGAGGTGATCGATCTGCGCACCCTCGCGCCGCTCGATAAGGATGCGATTCTCGATTCCGTGAGAAAGACCGGCCGGCTGGTGGTGCTCCACGAGGCCACGCGAACGGGCGGGTTTGCCGGAGAAATCTGCGCCCTGGTTGCCGAAGAAGCGCTGGGCAGTCTCAAAGCGCCTTTCCGACGGGTGACCGGCCCGGACATCCCCGTGCCTTTCAGCCCGCCGCTCGAAGCGTTCTACATCCCCGACGAGCACGACCTGGTAAAGGCGGTGGAAAGCATCGTCTGA
- a CDS encoding efflux RND transporter periplasmic adaptor subunit, whose product MVDFVRRGIEVLERMRSLKSTMAMWSKRFLWTVGILWVSLSVSACSENISGQGRGGGAKRAVVVPVTVSAAVEKTVPVQLKAIGKVQAYNTVAIRAQVTGELVGVHFTEGREVKKGDPLFTIDPRPFEAEVKKAEANLAKNRAQLENARRQTRRYGEVAHKGYVSQELHDQVLTNATALEAAVRADEAALESARLMLRYCHISSPIDGVTGETKVDLGNLVKDNDDANPMVVINQISPIYASFAVPEQNLPEVKKHMAAGKLEVLATVSGNERDVVKGELSFIDNTVDPATGTIQLKATFANKDKFLWPGQYVNVVLTLTTRSGAIVVPSHAVQTGQEGQYTFVVKPDATVEYRRVTVGRDVDGELVIEKGIAVGEKVVTDGQLRLAQGSQVRVVEEGDAGTGEKAR is encoded by the coding sequence ATGGTTGACTTCGTGAGGCGAGGAATCGAGGTCCTCGAAAGGATGAGGTCTTTGAAGTCGACGATGGCCATGTGGTCCAAACGTTTCTTGTGGACGGTGGGGATCCTTTGGGTGTCCCTGTCCGTTTCGGCGTGCTCGGAGAACATTTCCGGGCAGGGTCGGGGTGGAGGCGCGAAGCGAGCGGTGGTGGTGCCCGTGACCGTGAGCGCCGCCGTGGAGAAGACCGTTCCCGTGCAATTGAAGGCCATCGGCAAAGTGCAGGCTTACAATACGGTGGCTATCCGCGCGCAGGTGACGGGAGAACTGGTGGGCGTCCATTTCACCGAGGGGCGGGAGGTGAAGAAGGGCGACCCGTTGTTCACCATCGATCCGAGGCCCTTCGAAGCGGAGGTGAAGAAGGCCGAGGCCAACCTGGCCAAGAACAGGGCTCAGTTGGAGAACGCTCGAAGGCAGACCCGGCGCTACGGCGAGGTGGCGCATAAAGGATATGTCTCACAGGAGCTGCACGACCAGGTGCTCACCAATGCAACGGCCCTGGAAGCCGCCGTGCGGGCCGACGAAGCGGCCCTCGAAAGCGCGCGCCTGATGCTCAGGTACTGCCACATCTCCTCGCCCATCGACGGGGTGACGGGTGAAACCAAGGTCGACCTGGGGAACCTGGTCAAGGACAACGACGATGCCAACCCGATGGTCGTGATCAATCAGATCAGCCCGATCTACGCGTCTTTTGCCGTGCCCGAGCAGAACCTCCCCGAGGTGAAAAAACACATGGCGGCGGGAAAGCTCGAAGTCCTCGCGACGGTTTCCGGCAACGAGCGGGACGTTGTGAAGGGGGAACTGTCCTTCATCGACAACACGGTGGATCCCGCCACTGGGACAATCCAGCTCAAAGCAACATTCGCCAACAAGGACAAGTTCCTCTGGCCGGGCCAGTACGTCAATGTCGTGTTGACCCTGACCACTCGGAGCGGCGCGATTGTCGTGCCTTCGCACGCGGTTCAGACCGGCCAGGAGGGACAGTACACCTTTGTGGTGAAGCCCGATGCCACGGTTGAATATCGGCGCGTGACGGTGGGGCGGGACGTGGACGGGGAACTCGTGATCGAAAAAGGGATCGCCGTCGGGGAGAAGGTCGTCACCGACGGGCAGCTCAGGCTTGCGCAGGGTTCCCAGGTGAGGGTCGTTGAGGAGGGGGATGCAGGCACCGGGGAAAAGGCTCGATGA